In one window of Bos taurus isolate L1 Dominette 01449 registration number 42190680 breed Hereford chromosome 15, ARS-UCD2.0, whole genome shotgun sequence DNA:
- the HTR3A gene encoding 5-hydroxytryptamine receptor 3A precursor: MLPWLPRALLGLLLPTLLAPWGEAKHRGDPQPPNASRPALLRLSDHLLANYKKGVRPVRDWRTPTTVSIDVIVYAILSVDEKNQVLTTYIWYRQYWTDEFLQWDPEDFDNITKLSIPTDSIWVPDILINEFVDVGKSPNIPYVYVRHHGEVQNYKPLQVMTACTLDIYNFPFDIQNCSLTFTSWLHTIQDINISLWRLPEKVKFDRSVFMNQGEWELLGVLTQFQEFSIESSDSYAEMKFYVVIRRRPLFYAVSLLLPSIFLMVVDIVGFYLPPDSGERVSFKITLLLGYSVFLIIVSDTLPATAIGTPLIGVYFVVCMALLVISLAETILIVRLVHKQDLQQPVPAWLRHLVLERVTLLLCLGDQSTARRPAATSQAAKTDDCSDMGNHYSHLGGPRDLEKTPRGRGSPPPPPREASLAVRGLLQELTSIRHFLEKREGSREVARDWLRVGSVLDRLLFRIYLLAVLAYSITLVTLWSIWQYS; encoded by the exons ATGCTGCCCTGGCTGCCACGGGCGCTGCTCGGCTTGCTTCTGCCCACGCTGCTGGCACCATGGGGAGAGG CCAAGCACAGGGGGGACCCCCAGCCCCCCAACGCCTCCAGGCCGGCTCTGCTGCGGCTGTCAGATCACCTGCTGGCCAACTACAAGAAGGGCGTGCGGCCCGTGCGGGACTGGAGGACACCGACCACTGTGTCCATCGACGTCATTGTCTACGCCATCCTCAGCGTG GATGAGAAGAATCAGGTCCTGACCACCTACATCTGGTATCGGCAG TACTGGACAGATGAGTTTCTCCAGTGGGACCCTGAGGACTTTGACAACATCACCAAATTGTCCATCCCCACAGACAGCATCTGGGTCCCAGACATCCTTATCAATGAGTT TGTGGACGTGGGGAAGTCTCCAAACATCCCGTATGTCTATGTCCGGCATCACGGCGAGGTCCAGAACTACAAGCCCCTCCAGGTGATGACCGCCTGTACCCTGGACATCTACAACTTCCCCTTCGACATACAGAACTGCTCGCTGACCTTCACCAGCTGGCTGCACACCA TCCAGGACATCAACATCTCCCTGTGGCGCCTGCCTGAAAAGGTGAAGTTCGACAGGAGTGTCTTCATGAACCAGGGCGAGTGGGAGCTGCTGGGGGTGCTGACCCAGTTTCAGGAGTTCAGTATAGAAAGCAGTGACAGCTACGCAGAGATGAAGTTCTAT GTGGTCATCCGCCGACGGCCCCTCTTCTATGCGGTCAGCCTGCTTCTGCCCAGTATCTTCCTCATGGTCGTGGACATTGTGGGCTTCTATCTGCCTCCAGACAGTGGTGAGAGAGTTTCCTTCAAGATCACGCTCCTCCTGGGCTACTCGGTCTTCCTGATCATCGTGTCCGACACGCTGCCTGCCACGGCCATCGGCACGCCGCTCATCG GTGTCTACTTTGTCGTGTGCATGGCTCTCCTGGTGATCAGCTTGGCCGAGACGATCCTCATTGTGCGGCTGGTACACAAACAGGACCTGCAGCAGCCGGTGCCCGCCTGGCTGCGCCACCTGGTTCTTGAGAGAGTCACCCTGCTCCTCTGCCTAGGGGACCAGTCGACAGCCCGGAGGCCCGCGGCCACCTCCCAGGCTGCCAAGACCGATGACTGCTCAG ACATGGGAAACCACTACAGCCATCTGGGGGGACCCCGGGACTTGGAGAAGACCCCGAGGGGCAGAGGCAGCCCTCCCCCGCCACCTCGGGAGGCCTCCCTGGCGGTGCGCGGGCTGCTGCAGGAGCTAACCTCCATCCGGCACTTCCTGGAAAAGCGGGAGGGGAGTCGAGAGGTGGCCCGGGACTGGCTGCGTGTGGGCTCCGTGCTGGACCGGCTGCTCTTCCGCATCTACCTACTGGCAGTGCTGGCCTACAGCATCACCCTGGTCACACTCTGGTCCATTTGGCAGTATTCCTGA